In Ruminococcus sp. HUN007, a genomic segment contains:
- the dinD gene encoding DNA damage-inducible protein D, with product MSEIEKYSEKVFEEIKHVNEYGEEFWYARELQNVLEYKQWRRFSEVIDKAKQACENSGNTSSDHFANVGKMVDLGSSSKRNIDDYMLSRYACYLIVMNGDPRKEVIALGQTYFAVKTRQQELIENYEDLDEDQKRLAVRKEMKFHNKSLAEAAQMAGAVTPKDYAIFQNYGYRGLYGGLDAKAIHERKGLKKNQKILDHMGSTELAANLFRATQTDEKLRRDNITRKDEANKTHYEVGAKVRQTIADLGGTMPEDLPTPDRSISQIERKQRRSLISDADE from the coding sequence ATGAGTGAAATTGAAAAATATTCAGAAAAGGTTTTCGAAGAAATCAAACATGTAAATGAATACGGAGAAGAATTCTGGTATGCTCGTGAGTTACAAAATGTATTGGAGTACAAACAGTGGAGAAGGTTTTCTGAGGTTATTGATAAGGCGAAGCAGGCTTGCGAAAACTCAGGAAATACGTCTTCTGACCATTTTGCCAACGTCGGCAAAATGGTCGATCTCGGAAGTAGTTCTAAAAGAAATATAGATGACTATATGTTGTCTCGGTATGCATGCTATCTTATCGTTATGAACGGCGATCCGAGAAAAGAAGTCATTGCTCTCGGCCAGACGTATTTTGCTGTAAAAACAAGACAGCAGGAGCTTATTGAAAATTACGAAGATCTGGATGAAGATCAGAAACGTCTTGCTGTAAGAAAAGAAATGAAATTCCACAACAAATCGCTCGCCGAAGCAGCACAGATGGCCGGAGCTGTAACTCCGAAGGATTATGCGATTTTTCAGAATTACGGCTATAGAGGGCTTTACGGTGGACTGGACGCCAAAGCTATACATGAACGTAAAGGTTTAAAGAAAAACCAGAAGATTCTCGACCATATGGGAAGCACAGAACTTGCAGCAAATCTCTTCCGTGCAACACAGACTGATGAAAAACTCAGACGTGATAATATAACCAGAAAAGACGAAGCAAACAAAACACACTACGAAGTCGGTGCGAAAGTAAGGCAGACCATCGCTGATCTTGGCGGTACAATGCCGGAAGACCTTCCGACACCCGACAGAAGTATTTCGCAAATTGAAAGGAAACAGAGAAGAAGTTTGATTTCGGATGCAGATGAATAA
- a CDS encoding type I restriction-modification system subunit M, with product MTGKSDIEKVLWSACDSFRNKIDSSRYKDYILAMLFVKYLNDVYKETKKEYTEKYKGDMARVERAMRNERFALTETSTFDYLYKNRNDNEIGQKINVALAEIENNNSEKLRNVFRAIDFNSTVDFGETKDKNAILRNLLEDFQTLDLSPSQLDSADIIGDAYEYMIANFASDAGKKGGEFFTPNNVSKLVAELVEPKENDRIYDPTCGSGGLLLKAYKKVPSHKVAVYGQEVNNQTWALCTMNMFLHNVDDAKIWQGDTLANPQNIKDDKLMKFQCVVANPPFSLDKWDSGFLSAVSGEDKKKEKMTASLDPYGRFAWGVPPSSKGDYAFVLHMLNCLDEDGGRMAVVLPHGVLFRGASEGKIRKEIIDFNLLDAVIGLPANLFYGTGIPACILVFKKNRGTHDVLFIDASGEGNFEKGKNQNNLRDCDIEKIVDTYKKRENVDKYSYVASKEEIVENDYNLNIPRYVDTFEEEEPIDIDAVREEIKAIDKEIDEVQKQMDAYLKELGL from the coding sequence ATGACAGGTAAAAGCGATATTGAAAAGGTACTCTGGAGTGCCTGCGACAGTTTCAGAAACAAAATAGACAGTTCTCGTTACAAGGATTATATTCTTGCTATGCTCTTCGTAAAGTACCTTAATGACGTTTATAAAGAAACAAAGAAAGAATACACTGAAAAGTACAAGGGCGACATGGCAAGAGTTGAACGTGCAATGAGAAATGAACGTTTCGCCCTTACTGAAACTTCTACTTTTGATTATCTGTATAAGAACAGAAACGATAATGAGATCGGACAGAAAATAAACGTTGCTCTTGCTGAGATTGAAAATAACAACAGTGAAAAACTAAGAAATGTTTTCAGAGCTATTGATTTTAACTCTACTGTTGACTTTGGTGAGACGAAGGACAAGAATGCGATTTTACGTAATCTTCTTGAAGATTTCCAGACACTTGATCTCAGCCCTTCACAGCTCGACAGTGCGGATATCATTGGTGATGCCTACGAGTACATGATAGCAAACTTTGCTTCCGATGCCGGTAAAAAAGGCGGTGAGTTCTTTACGCCTAACAACGTGTCAAAGCTTGTAGCTGAACTTGTTGAGCCGAAGGAAAATGACCGTATTTACGATCCAACCTGCGGCTCGGGCGGTCTGCTTCTGAAAGCGTATAAAAAAGTTCCTTCGCACAAGGTAGCCGTGTATGGTCAGGAAGTAAACAATCAGACCTGGGCGCTTTGTACGATGAACATGTTCCTTCATAACGTTGACGACGCAAAGATCTGGCAGGGCGATACGCTGGCTAATCCGCAGAATATCAAAGATGATAAACTCATGAAGTTCCAGTGTGTGGTTGCCAATCCTCCGTTCTCACTCGATAAATGGGACAGTGGCTTCCTTTCAGCTGTAAGCGGTGAGGATAAGAAGAAAGAGAAAATGACTGCTTCACTTGATCCTTACGGCAGATTTGCCTGGGGCGTTCCTCCGTCATCAAAGGGTGACTATGCATTTGTACTTCATATGCTTAACTGCCTTGATGAAGACGGAGGCAGAATGGCAGTTGTTCTTCCGCACGGTGTTCTTTTCCGCGGAGCAAGTGAGGGGAAGATCCGTAAGGAGATAATAGATTTCAATCTTCTCGATGCAGTTATCGGACTTCCGGCAAATCTGTTCTACGGTACTGGTATTCCGGCGTGTATTCTTGTTTTCAAAAAGAACCGCGGTACTCATGATGTACTGTTTATCGATGCCAGTGGTGAAGGTAATTTCGAAAAAGGCAAGAATCAGAATAACCTGCGTGATTGTGATATCGAGAAGATCGTAGATACTTATAAAAAGCGTGAGAATGTCGATAAATACAGCTACGTTGCTTCAAAGGAAGAGATAGTTGAGAACGATTATAATCTGAACATTCCAAGATATGTTGATACTTTTGAAGAGGAAGAACCGATAGATATCGATGCTGTACGTGAGGAAATAAAGGCAATCGACAAAGAAATCGATGAAGTTCAGAAGCAGATGGATGCATATTTGAAGGAGCTTGGATTATAA
- a CDS encoding restriction endonuclease subunit S, with the protein MKLSEIASVKTGLVLSRKEAKDKEKGFEYRQLNLKAVNSNCEIIMNELIPYYTEEELPSNYLTQTGDVIIKTSEPYTAVYINEKYSGLVIPSHFVIVRVRNKKADPEYIAWYMNKDRIKKKFNMSCAGILKQIKPTLVGETEIDLPACEKQKNVIEVYKLASAELKLLEELKMKKEQYYKALINKINRM; encoded by the coding sequence ATGAAACTAAGTGAAATAGCTTCGGTCAAAACCGGTCTTGTACTTTCAAGAAAAGAAGCGAAGGACAAGGAAAAAGGTTTTGAATACAGACAGCTTAATCTTAAGGCGGTAAACAGTAACTGCGAGATTATCATGAATGAACTGATTCCGTATTATACTGAAGAGGAGCTTCCTTCAAACTACCTTACACAGACCGGTGATGTGATCATAAAAACATCAGAACCGTATACTGCGGTCTATATAAACGAAAAGTATTCAGGACTGGTTATTCCGTCTCACTTTGTTATTGTCAGAGTAAGAAATAAAAAAGCCGATCCGGAATACATTGCGTGGTATATGAACAAAGACAGAATTAAAAAGAAATTCAATATGAGTTGTGCCGGAATTCTTAAACAGATAAAACCAACACTTGTCGGGGAAACTGAAATAGATTTACCGGCTTGTGAGAAACAGAAAAATGTAATTGAAGTTTATAAGCTTGCTTCTGCAGAATTAAAACTTCTTGAAGAGCTTAAGATGAAAAAAGAACAGTATTACAAAGCATTGATAAATAAAATAAACAGAATGTGA
- the eno gene encoding phosphopyruvate hydratase, which produces MDFLEIEKVVGREILDSRGNPTVEAEVYLADGTVGRGTAPSGASTGEFEALELRDGDKSRYLGKGVQKAVENINTVINDVLTGMDASDIYAIDKAIIAADGTKDKSKLGANAILAVSIASARAAATALGIPLYRFLGGIQGTKLPVPMMNILNGGAHADSAVDTQEFMIMPVGAPSFKEGLRWCAEVFHTLKKLIKDMGDVTAVGDEGGFAPNKLTSDEEAIEKILEAIKAAGFEPGKDFMIAMDAASSEWKSEKGKGFYKQPKSGKEFTSDELIAHWESLVDKYPIISIEDGLDEEDWEGWQRMTAKIGNKVQLVGDDLFVTNTERLSKGISLGAGNSILIKLNQIGSVSETLEAIKMAHAAGYTAISSHRSGETADTTIADLAVALNTCQIKTGAPSRSERVAKYNQLLRIEEELGDSACYPGINAFHVKK; this is translated from the coding sequence ATGGATTTTTTAGAAATTGAAAAGGTTGTCGGCCGCGAGATTCTTGATTCACGCGGAAATCCTACTGTTGAAGCTGAAGTTTATCTTGCAGACGGAACAGTAGGCAGAGGTACTGCTCCGAGCGGTGCTTCAACCGGTGAATTCGAAGCGCTTGAGCTCCGTGACGGAGACAAGTCACGCTATCTCGGCAAGGGCGTTCAGAAGGCTGTGGAAAATATCAACACAGTTATCAATGATGTTCTTACAGGAATGGATGCTTCAGATATTTATGCAATAGACAAGGCTATAATCGCTGCAGACGGAACAAAGGACAAGTCAAAGCTTGGTGCCAACGCTATCCTTGCTGTTTCCATCGCTTCAGCACGTGCTGCTGCAACAGCTCTCGGAATCCCGCTTTACAGATTCCTCGGCGGCATTCAGGGAACAAAGCTTCCTGTACCTATGATGAACATCCTCAACGGCGGTGCTCACGCAGACAGTGCAGTTGACACACAGGAATTCATGATCATGCCTGTAGGCGCTCCTTCATTCAAGGAAGGTCTCCGCTGGTGTGCAGAAGTGTTCCACACACTCAAGAAGCTCATCAAAGACATGGGCGACGTTACTGCTGTCGGTGACGAAGGCGGCTTCGCTCCTAACAAGCTTACAAGCGATGAAGAAGCTATCGAAAAGATCCTCGAAGCTATCAAGGCTGCAGGTTTCGAACCTGGCAAGGACTTTATGATCGCTATGGACGCAGCTTCATCAGAATGGAAGAGCGAAAAGGGCAAGGGCTTCTACAAGCAGCCTAAGTCAGGTAAGGAATTCACATCAGATGAACTTATCGCTCACTGGGAATCACTCGTAGACAAGTACCCGATCATCTCTATCGAAGACGGTCTTGACGAAGAAGACTGGGAAGGCTGGCAGAGAATGACTGCAAAGATCGGTAATAAGGTTCAGCTCGTTGGTGATGACCTCTTCGTTACAAATACAGAACGTCTTTCAAAGGGTATCTCACTTGGTGCAGGTAACTCAATCCTCATCAAGCTCAACCAGATCGGTTCTGTTTCAGAAACACTCGAAGCTATCAAAATGGCACACGCTGCCGGCTACACAGCTATTTCATCACACCGTTCAGGTGAAACAGCAGACACAACAATTGCTGACCTTGCAGTTGCCCTCAACACATGCCAGATCAAGACAGGTGCTCCTTCAAGATCAGAACGAGTTGCAAAGTACAACCAGCTCCTCAGAATTGAAGAAGAACTCGGCGATTCTGCATGCTATCCAGGTATTAACGCTTTCCACGTAAAAAAATAA
- a CDS encoding ZIP family metal transporter — protein MKNEIITGLMLPFLGTSAGSACVFFMKRGLSRNVQRMLSGFAAGVMTAASVWSLIIPAMELAEGMGRLSFIPAVAGFWFGVLFLLLLDTIIPHLHMNAEKAEGMPSKLARTTMMVLAVTLHNIPEGMAVGIVYAGLLQGTEEMSSGGAFALALGIAIQNFPEGAIISMPLRAEGKKKSAAFCGGVLSGAVEPAGAILTILFSSLILPAMPYLLSFAAGAMIYVVVEELIPEISEGEHSNIGVLMFSVGFTLMMALDTALG, from the coding sequence ATGAAAAACGAAATTATAACCGGACTTATGCTGCCGTTTCTCGGAACATCAGCCGGTTCGGCGTGCGTATTCTTTATGAAGCGCGGCCTGAGCAGAAACGTTCAGCGAATGCTGTCAGGCTTTGCAGCAGGTGTTATGACTGCAGCTTCGGTGTGGAGCCTTATCATACCTGCCATGGAGCTGGCAGAGGGGATGGGAAGATTATCATTTATTCCGGCAGTTGCCGGCTTCTGGTTCGGCGTTCTGTTCCTGCTGCTTCTTGACACGATCATTCCGCATCTGCACATGAATGCGGAGAAAGCAGAAGGTATGCCGTCAAAGCTTGCGAGAACTACTATGATGGTGCTTGCGGTCACACTTCACAACATTCCTGAGGGAATGGCAGTCGGTATTGTCTACGCAGGACTCCTGCAAGGAACGGAAGAGATGTCGTCCGGCGGAGCGTTTGCTCTTGCACTTGGAATTGCGATACAGAACTTTCCGGAAGGTGCGATCATCTCAATGCCTCTGCGTGCGGAAGGAAAGAAAAAATCTGCAGCCTTCTGCGGAGGTGTTCTTTCAGGAGCTGTGGAACCGGCGGGTGCGATTCTTACCATACTGTTTTCATCACTTATACTTCCGGCAATGCCGTACCTGCTCAGTTTTGCTGCAGGTGCAATGATCTACGTTGTCGTTGAGGAACTTATTCCTGAAATATCTGAAGGCGAGCACTCAAATATCGGTGTTTTAATGTTTTCGGTTGGATTTACTCTTATGATGGCGCTTGATACGGCTCTTGGATGA
- a CDS encoding flavodoxin: MKTAVIYWSGTGNTEAMAKAIADGAGADIFTVSEFGGSVSDYDVIAFGCPAMGAEVLEEEEFEPFFSSVEGSLGGKKVILFGSYGWGDGEWMRNWEERTKKTGAELVDGAGVMVNETPSDDDLAKLKELGARFA, translated from the coding sequence ATGAAAACAGCGGTTATCTACTGGAGTGGTACGGGAAATACTGAAGCAATGGCAAAAGCAATTGCAGATGGTGCCGGCGCAGATATTTTTACAGTTTCAGAGTTCGGAGGCAGTGTAAGCGATTACGACGTTATTGCTTTTGGCTGCCCGGCAATGGGTGCGGAAGTGCTTGAGGAAGAAGAATTTGAGCCGTTCTTCTCATCAGTTGAAGGAAGTCTTGGCGGAAAGAAAGTAATTCTTTTCGGTTCATACGGCTGGGGTGACGGTGAATGGATGCGCAACTGGGAAGAACGTACAAAGAAGACAGGTGCTGAACTTGTTGACGGTGCAGGAGTTATGGTAAATGAAACTCCTTCAGACGATGATCTTGCAAAACTTAAAGAACTTGGCGCACGTTTTGCATAA
- a CDS encoding DUF3793 family protein — protein sequence MSEPERREFDKELSEHTAPALTGIKCANLFTVDKPEQLIGELCEEFSGRAGRFGLDMKVLCRCGRRTLIYIYHRDILEAWLSRPDVKELLSEYGYSSDDSTEHKLKRLSSRIRFGNFPHEIGAFLGYPVDDVRGFINNKGRNCLLCGTWKVYHEAEKAKLLFKKYGECREYLCSQIKQGTELFAAVQQYKEEFQ from the coding sequence ATGTCTGAGCCTGAACGCAGAGAATTTGACAAAGAGCTTTCCGAGCATACAGCTCCCGCTCTTACAGGTATTAAATGTGCCAATCTTTTTACCGTCGATAAGCCGGAGCAGCTGATCGGTGAGCTTTGCGAAGAGTTTTCCGGACGTGCAGGTAGATTCGGACTTGATATGAAAGTGCTCTGCCGATGCGGCAGAAGAACACTTATATACATTTATCACAGAGATATACTTGAAGCATGGCTTTCCCGTCCCGATGTAAAGGAACTGCTTTCCGAATACGGATACAGTTCTGATGACAGTACCGAGCACAAGCTGAAACGTTTGTCATCACGTATACGGTTCGGAAATTTTCCGCATGAGATAGGAGCTTTTCTCGGATATCCTGTTGATGATGTACGGGGATTTATAAATAACAAAGGAAGGAACTGTCTTCTCTGCGGGACATGGAAAGTATATCATGAAGCAGAGAAGGCAAAGCTCCTTTTTAAAAAATACGGAGAATGCAGAGAGTATCTCTGTTCTCAGATAAAACAGGGTACTGAGCTGTTTGCTGCAGTACAGCAATACAAGGAGGAATTTCAATGA
- a CDS encoding DUF2325 domain-containing protein codes for MSVVIVGGNDRMATRYKDICNNYNFKSKVFTQMPADFENKIGEPDLVIVFTGTCSHKMLGGVKKHSEKSGVPVKHLHSSSASALKNLLAQYEKQVS; via the coding sequence ATGAGCGTGGTGATAGTAGGCGGCAACGACCGCATGGCAACAAGATATAAGGATATTTGTAATAATTATAACTTCAAATCAAAGGTATTTACACAAATGCCGGCTGATTTTGAAAATAAGATCGGTGAACCTGATCTTGTGATAGTATTTACAGGCACCTGTTCACACAAGATGCTCGGCGGGGTAAAGAAACATTCTGAGAAATCAGGTGTTCCGGTTAAGCATCTTCACTCATCAAGTGCAAGCGCTTTAAAGAATCTTCTTGCACAGTACGAAAAGCAGGTGAGTTGA
- a CDS encoding ABC transporter ATP-binding protein, whose product MTQTIAQINNVTHRYKGAALNSLDSVSLSVKRGETLLLCGASGSGKTSVIRLLNGLIPHYYHGDVTGEVTVNGHDIARTPLYELAGVVGTVFQNPRSQFFSVDTDGEVVFGPENIGLSPDEILSRKKTVCRKMHLDNLLGRSLFELSGGEKQRIACASVAALLPDIILLDEPSSNLDMESMKMLHDIIAEWKNQGKTIVISEHRLWYIKDLADRVICMDKGRIIREWSAEDFAGLSPEDTAKLKLRPTNINKHYLALLSDNNKNDSFCQITDGIHLKDFYFSYHHKPYIFRKKKYSASDGDALSLCIPELTVPKGKIIAVIGSNGTGKSTFLRCVCGLEKDCTGVIVSEDREYRKNKRIGFSYMVMQDVNHQLFTDSVEKEVLLSMKDKDEKRCHKILDDLGLLEFKDTHPMALSGGQKQRVAIASAIAAGAELLLFDEPTSGLDYSHMKKVGVLLRKLAENGSTVLVSTHDPEFIEECCDCTLKIRNGRAVSFTV is encoded by the coding sequence ATGACGCAGACAATAGCACAGATAAATAATGTTACTCACAGGTACAAGGGTGCTGCGCTCAATTCTCTTGACAGTGTTTCTCTTTCAGTCAAAAGAGGAGAAACACTTCTTTTGTGCGGCGCATCCGGTTCCGGCAAAACTTCAGTGATCCGTCTTCTGAACGGTCTTATACCTCACTACTATCATGGAGATGTTACAGGTGAAGTTACTGTAAACGGTCATGATATTGCCAGAACGCCTCTTTATGAACTTGCAGGGGTAGTCGGAACTGTTTTTCAGAATCCGAGAAGCCAGTTCTTTTCTGTAGATACGGACGGAGAGGTAGTTTTCGGTCCTGAAAACATCGGACTTTCACCTGACGAAATACTGTCCAGAAAGAAAACGGTCTGCCGGAAAATGCATCTTGATAATCTGCTTGGCAGAAGTCTTTTTGAATTATCCGGCGGTGAAAAACAGAGAATAGCCTGCGCATCAGTGGCGGCACTGCTTCCGGATATCATTCTGCTTGATGAACCGTCTTCCAATCTTGACATGGAATCGATGAAAATGCTTCATGATATTATAGCTGAGTGGAAAAATCAGGGGAAGACGATCGTTATATCCGAGCACAGACTCTGGTACATCAAGGATCTCGCCGACCGTGTGATATGTATGGATAAAGGCAGGATCATCCGTGAATGGTCAGCCGAAGATTTTGCCGGACTGTCTCCTGAAGATACAGCAAAGCTTAAACTGCGTCCGACAAATATTAATAAACACTATCTCGCACTGCTTTCGGATAATAATAAGAACGACAGTTTTTGTCAGATCACTGACGGGATACATTTAAAGGATTTTTATTTTTCGTATCATCATAAGCCGTATATTTTCCGGAAAAAGAAATATTCTGCTTCTGACGGCGACGCTTTAAGTCTGTGTATTCCTGAACTTACCGTTCCGAAGGGAAAGATAATTGCGGTGATAGGCAGCAACGGTACAGGTAAATCCACTTTTCTGCGATGCGTGTGCGGACTTGAAAAGGACTGCACTGGCGTTATTGTTTCGGAAGACAGGGAGTACAGAAAAAACAAGCGTATCGGTTTTTCGTACATGGTAATGCAGGATGTGAACCATCAGCTGTTCACCGACAGTGTCGAAAAGGAAGTATTGCTTTCAATGAAAGACAAGGATGAAAAACGCTGCCATAAAATACTTGATGATCTCGGTCTTCTTGAGTTTAAAGACACACATCCTATGGCGCTTTCCGGCGGTCAGAAACAACGCGTGGCTATTGCTTCAGCAATTGCTGCCGGTGCAGAACTTCTGCTTTTTGACGAACCGACATCCGGCCTTGATTATTCGCACATGAAAAAGGTAGGCGTACTTTTGCGTAAACTTGCAGAGAATGGCAGTACTGTTCTTGTATCTACCCATGATCCTGAGTTTATTGAAGAATGCTGCGACTGTACTCTGAAGATCAGAAACGGAAGGGCAGTATCTTTTACTGTTTAG
- a CDS encoding energy-coupling factor transporter transmembrane component T, with translation MKLKLDPRTKLLMIFVVSAVVMMSAVSPFLWVVRIIITMIPIMLLISEKHYAAAFRFLILYVAALLISFKFLSENSKGFLSAFLVGYCSIIVQFMPAMITAWYVVKTTKIGEFVSAMQKMHVPDGITISLAVVMRFFPTIKEEYSAIRDAMKMRGIMLGGGNAASMVEYRMIPLLFSCVNIGDELSAAALTRGLGGKEKRTSAQVLKIGAADYIFILLFMTALAVFVVFKYIK, from the coding sequence ATGAAATTAAAGCTAGACCCGAGAACAAAGCTTTTAATGATATTTGTGGTGTCGGCTGTTGTTATGATGAGCGCTGTTTCACCTTTTCTCTGGGTAGTCAGGATCATAATAACCATGATACCTATAATGCTGCTTATTTCTGAAAAACATTATGCTGCGGCGTTCAGGTTTCTGATACTCTATGTGGCAGCGCTGCTTATTTCCTTTAAGTTTCTTTCCGAGAATTCAAAAGGATTTCTGTCAGCTTTTCTTGTAGGCTACTGCAGCATAATCGTGCAGTTCATGCCCGCAATGATCACAGCCTGGTATGTTGTAAAAACTACAAAGATAGGTGAGTTCGTAAGTGCCATGCAGAAAATGCACGTTCCTGATGGTATTACGATATCTCTTGCAGTAGTCATGCGCTTTTTTCCAACGATAAAAGAGGAATATTCCGCTATACGTGATGCGATGAAAATGCGTGGCATAATGCTTGGCGGAGGTAATGCTGCCAGTATGGTCGAATACCGTATGATACCGCTTTTGTTTTCCTGTGTGAATATAGGCGATGAATTATCCGCTGCCGCTTTAACAAGAGGCCTCGGAGGAAAGGAGAAAAGAACCAGTGCGCAGGTGCTGAAAATTGGAGCAGCAGACTATATTTTTATTCTGCTGTTTATGACAGCGCTTGCAGTTTTCGTGGTTTTCAAGTATATAAAATGA
- a CDS encoding MptD family putative ECF transporter S component: MDNNKLGAKDFITIGIFTALLFVVEFACGMLGFIHPYIVASYVVMIPIVGSVPMMLFYTKIEKFGMLTIMSVLLAIIMFVTGMGYLGAPLIIAAGLIADLIAKSGGYKSFKKTVLSHGVFCLWICANYFPVIVTADSYKKSLVDGGYSAEYCDNLFRAINSKTIAVLLILCFVFGCIGAYIGKAVVKKHFEKAGIV, from the coding sequence ATGGATAATAACAAACTTGGAGCAAAGGATTTTATTACGATAGGTATTTTTACTGCACTTCTGTTCGTGGTTGAATTTGCATGCGGAATGCTTGGATTTATTCACCCGTACATTGTAGCGTCTTATGTAGTGATGATTCCGATCGTCGGTTCTGTTCCTATGATGCTGTTCTATACAAAAATTGAAAAATTCGGAATGCTGACTATCATGTCAGTTCTTCTTGCGATTATTATGTTCGTAACCGGTATGGGATATCTCGGCGCACCGCTTATAATTGCAGCAGGTCTGATCGCAGATCTTATTGCAAAATCAGGCGGATACAAGAGTTTTAAAAAGACAGTTTTAAGTCATGGTGTTTTCTGTCTCTGGATATGCGCAAATTATTTCCCGGTCATCGTAACTGCTGATTCCTACAAAAAAAGTCTTGTTGACGGAGGTTACTCCGCAGAGTACTGCGACAATCTTTTCCGTGCGATCAACTCTAAAACAATAGCTGTACTGCTCATTCTCTGCTTTGTTTTTGGCTGTATCGGTGCCTATATCGGCAAGGCTGTTGTTAAGAAGCATTTTGAGAAGGCAGGAATCGTGTAA